One part of the Dyadobacter sp. 676 genome encodes these proteins:
- the hemH gene encoding ferrochelatase encodes MSTTTLAQPSDSTTLNDVRKTGVLIVNLGTPDSPSVPDVRKYLRQFLMDERVIDIPYLNRWFLINLIIAPFRAPKSAKVYKQLWRPDGSPLKIYGYSVKDKLQKVLGDGYIVELAMRYQNPSIEKALNALRKECLTEIIVVPFFPQYASASTGSVYKEVMRVVQDWEVLPEIRFVNRFLEHPKFIQGFVNLGKKYMAQHDYDHFVFSYHGLPERQITKGDVTGSFCQFGSCCDKLDHRNQHCYRAQCFETTRLLVKGLGIPEGKYTTCFQSRLGKNPWIKPYTDEVIPELTQKGVKSVLAFSPAFVADCLETTIEVGEEYKEMFENAGGVHWQLVESLNDSNIWVECLENIIKNPAS; translated from the coding sequence ATGAGTACAACCACATTGGCTCAACCCTCTGATTCGACAACGTTGAACGACGTCCGTAAAACCGGCGTACTGATCGTGAACCTGGGCACACCCGACAGTCCGTCGGTACCCGATGTGCGCAAATACCTGCGCCAGTTCCTGATGGACGAGCGCGTGATCGATATTCCGTATCTGAACCGCTGGTTTCTGATCAACCTCATCATTGCGCCATTCCGCGCGCCCAAGTCCGCGAAGGTGTACAAACAGCTCTGGCGGCCCGACGGCTCCCCGCTGAAAATTTATGGGTATTCGGTAAAAGATAAATTGCAGAAAGTCCTCGGCGACGGCTATATAGTCGAGCTGGCGATGCGCTACCAGAACCCCAGCATTGAAAAAGCGTTGAACGCGTTGCGTAAAGAATGCCTGACCGAAATCATCGTCGTGCCATTCTTCCCACAATATGCTTCGGCGTCTACCGGTTCGGTGTATAAGGAAGTCATGCGCGTCGTGCAAGACTGGGAAGTACTGCCCGAAATCCGTTTTGTAAACCGTTTCCTCGAACACCCGAAATTCATCCAGGGTTTTGTGAATTTAGGTAAAAAATACATGGCGCAGCACGATTACGACCATTTCGTGTTCAGCTACCACGGCTTACCGGAGCGGCAGATCACGAAAGGCGATGTTACCGGCAGCTTTTGCCAGTTCGGCAGCTGCTGCGACAAGCTCGATCACCGCAACCAGCATTGCTACAGAGCACAATGCTTCGAAACTACACGGTTGCTCGTGAAAGGTTTGGGTATTCCCGAAGGTAAATATACGACCTGCTTCCAGTCGCGCTTGGGCAAAAATCCGTGGATTAAACCCTACACCGATGAAGTGATTCCGGAGTTAACCCAAAAGGGTGTTAAAAGTGTGCTGGCATTTTCACCGGCGTTCGTGGCCGACTGCCTCGAAACGACCATTGAAGTAGGTGAAGAATATAAAGAAATGTTCGAAAATGCGGGCGGTGTGCATTGGCAGCTCGTCGAAAGCCTCAACGACAGCAATATCTGGGTCGAATGCCTGGAAAATATCATTAAAAACCCGGCCTCCTGA
- a CDS encoding cysteine desulfurase family protein, protein MKVYLDNAATTQLDPEVLEAMLPLMTEQFGNPSSIHSYGRAVRSSIERARKNIAGILNAAPAEIFFTSGGTEADNTAIRSSIETFGLKHAITSRIEHHAVLHTLEHLKKLGAIELSFVNLNEKGEVDLEHLEALLASKPRSLVSLMHGNNEIGNLLDLETAGDICEKYDAIFHCDTVQTMGHYRHDLQKLKTNFIVGAAHKFNGPKGIGFLYVRPGIKINPFVHGGAQERNMRGGTENIYGIVGLAKALEIAYRDMDAHRTHIEGLKSRMIGKLKEGIEGIAFNGNSADLNKSLYTVLNVSLPPSDISDMLLFNLDIAGIAVSGGSACSSGTDIGSHVLNELKIDENRANVRFSFGKYNTEAEIDYAVETLIGLYKKESVSL, encoded by the coding sequence ATGAAAGTCTATCTGGACAATGCAGCTACGACGCAACTGGACCCTGAAGTCCTTGAAGCCATGCTGCCGCTGATGACCGAGCAATTCGGCAATCCTTCCTCCATCCATTCTTACGGTCGCGCCGTACGTTCGTCCATCGAGCGGGCTAGAAAGAATATCGCGGGAATCCTGAATGCTGCGCCAGCCGAGATATTTTTCACATCCGGCGGTACCGAGGCAGATAACACCGCTATCCGTTCGAGCATCGAGACGTTCGGTCTGAAACACGCCATTACCTCACGCATTGAGCACCACGCGGTGTTACATACTTTGGAACATCTTAAAAAACTGGGTGCGATCGAGCTGAGTTTTGTGAACTTGAATGAGAAAGGTGAGGTCGACCTGGAACACCTGGAAGCATTGCTGGCTTCGAAACCGCGTTCGTTGGTCTCTTTGATGCACGGAAACAATGAAATCGGTAACCTGCTAGACCTGGAAACTGCCGGGGATATTTGCGAAAAATACGACGCTATTTTCCATTGCGATACCGTGCAGACGATGGGCCATTACCGCCACGATCTGCAAAAACTGAAAACGAATTTCATCGTCGGTGCGGCGCACAAGTTCAATGGACCGAAAGGTATCGGCTTCCTGTATGTTCGTCCAGGCATTAAGATCAACCCGTTTGTGCATGGGGGCGCGCAGGAGCGTAATATGCGCGGAGGAACGGAGAATATCTACGGCATTGTGGGTCTGGCGAAGGCATTGGAAATCGCCTACCGTGACATGGACGCGCATAGGACACACATTGAAGGCTTGAAAAGCCGGATGATCGGAAAGTTAAAGGAAGGCATCGAAGGTATTGCTTTCAACGGCAATTCGGCGGATTTGAATAAAAGTCTTTACACCGTCCTGAATGTAAGCCTGCCGCCGTCGGACATCAGCGATATGTTGTTATTCAATCTGGATATTGCCGGAATCGCCGTTTCAGGTGGTAGCGCGTGCTCAAGCGGTACTGACATCGGCTCGCATGTGTTGAATGAGCTTAAAATCGATGAAAACCGTGCTAACGTGCGTTTTTCGTTCGGGAAGTACAATACGGAAGCTGAAATCGATTATGCGGTGGAGACGCTGATCGGCCTTTACAAGAAAGAAAGCGTGAGCCTGTAA
- the glmM gene encoding phosphoglucosamine mutase produces MTLIKSISGIRGIVGGKSGEALTPIDVVKFAAAYGTWVRRTNPQNQKIVIGRDARLSGEMVSRLVAGTLQGVGLNVLDLGLSTTPTVEIAVKAEGAAGGIILTASHNPIQWNALKLLNSEGEFISEAEGAEVLRIAEEEDFIFPDVKKLGSYAADDTYLRKHIDQVLSLPLVDVEAVRNAGFKIVVDAVNSTGGVAVPMLLEALGVDPRNIKKLNCEPTGNFAHNPEPLPEHLHDISKELNNGSYQLGIVVDPDVDRLALMCEDGTPFGEEYTLVAVADYVLKNTPGNTVSNLSSTAALRDVTIKAGGQYFASAVGEVNVVNAMKANKAVIGGEGNGGVIYPESHYGRDALVGIALFLTHLAKSGKKASVLRRSYPNYYISKNKIELTPEINVDNILDRIQTRYSKQPVNTIDGVRIEFDREWVHLRRSNTEPIIRIYSESETQTTATNLANKIISDIKEIISEPKK; encoded by the coding sequence GTGACGTTAATTAAATCTATCTCAGGAATCAGGGGAATCGTGGGTGGAAAATCGGGTGAGGCGCTGACTCCGATTGATGTTGTTAAGTTTGCTGCTGCATACGGGACATGGGTGAGGCGTACCAATCCGCAGAATCAGAAAATAGTAATCGGCAGGGATGCAAGGCTTTCCGGTGAGATGGTAAGCCGCCTGGTGGCCGGTACTTTGCAAGGTGTGGGCCTGAACGTGCTCGACCTTGGCCTTTCCACCACTCCGACTGTCGAGATAGCTGTAAAAGCGGAAGGCGCGGCGGGGGGGATTATCCTGACGGCAAGCCACAACCCGATCCAGTGGAACGCCCTCAAACTACTCAACAGCGAAGGCGAATTCATTTCGGAAGCGGAAGGTGCCGAAGTGCTGCGCATTGCGGAAGAGGAGGATTTCATCTTCCCGGATGTAAAAAAGCTCGGCAGCTATGCCGCCGATGACACGTATCTCCGGAAACATATCGACCAAGTACTGTCGCTTCCGCTCGTCGATGTGGAGGCGGTAAGGAACGCCGGTTTCAAAATCGTGGTCGATGCGGTCAACTCGACCGGCGGCGTGGCGGTACCTATGTTGCTGGAAGCGCTGGGCGTCGATCCCAGGAATATCAAGAAACTGAACTGCGAGCCAACCGGCAACTTCGCGCACAACCCCGAGCCGTTGCCCGAGCATTTGCACGATATCAGTAAAGAGCTGAATAACGGCTCTTACCAGTTGGGTATCGTTGTGGACCCCGACGTTGACAGGCTTGCGCTGATGTGCGAGGACGGTACGCCGTTTGGAGAAGAGTATACGCTTGTGGCCGTTGCGGATTATGTTTTGAAAAATACACCGGGAAATACAGTTTCTAACCTTTCGTCGACGGCCGCATTGCGTGATGTTACTATTAAAGCCGGCGGTCAGTATTTTGCGTCGGCGGTAGGTGAAGTGAATGTGGTAAATGCGATGAAAGCCAACAAAGCGGTGATCGGCGGTGAAGGGAATGGCGGGGTGATTTATCCCGAAAGCCACTACGGCCGCGATGCGCTGGTAGGTATCGCATTGTTTCTGACGCATTTGGCGAAATCGGGCAAGAAAGCTTCGGTTTTAAGGAGGTCTTATCCGAATTATTATATTTCGAAAAACAAGATCGAGCTTACGCCGGAGATCAATGTCGATAATATCCTCGACCGCATCCAGACGCGTTACTCGAAGCAGCCCGTGAACACGATCGACGGCGTCCGCATCGAGTTCGATCGCGAATGGGTGCATTTGAGAAGGTCCAACACCGAGCCTATCATTCGGATCTACTCTGAATCGGAGACGCAAACCACCGCCACCAACCTTGCCAATAAAATCATTTCCGATATCAAGGAAATTATTTCGGAACCGAAGAAATAA
- a CDS encoding peptidase: protein MTYCLGIKVASGLVAIADTRLTSGTEVSTNKKVSVYQSEKHSIFVMTSGLRSVRDKAITYFKEVLEERDTSFDKLYKAVNALGQQVRRVADEDRMALNGAGLVFNLFAIVGGQLENDSDHKLFLLYPEGNWVEVGDGSPFIIIGNSGYGKPLLYRSLKFDSSMQDALKIGFLSFDSTRVSSNDVDYPIDVVMYEKDSFQLVEHRFEKDDLDYVGKQWSALLSNSVQKLSLEWMDPVFNKMGEISKA from the coding sequence ATGACATACTGCCTGGGTATCAAAGTCGCATCGGGCCTGGTGGCTATTGCCGACACGCGCCTTACCTCCGGGACCGAGGTTTCGACCAACAAGAAGGTATCCGTTTATCAGTCTGAAAAGCACTCCATTTTTGTAATGACCTCCGGGCTGAGGTCGGTGCGCGACAAGGCTATTACCTATTTCAAGGAAGTCCTCGAAGAACGGGACACTTCATTCGACAAGCTTTACAAAGCGGTCAATGCATTGGGTCAGCAGGTCAGGCGGGTAGCCGACGAAGACCGGATGGCGCTGAACGGTGCCGGGCTCGTTTTCAACCTGTTCGCGATCGTAGGCGGGCAATTGGAAAACGATTCCGATCACAAACTTTTCCTTTTGTACCCGGAGGGCAACTGGGTGGAAGTAGGCGACGGCTCGCCGTTCATTATCATCGGAAATTCGGGTTACGGGAAGCCATTGCTTTACCGGAGTTTGAAGTTCGATTCGTCGATGCAGGATGCACTGAAGATTGGTTTTCTGTCCTTCGATTCCACCCGCGTGAGTTCCAACGATGTGGATTACCCGATTGACGTCGTTATGTATGAAAAAGATTCTTTCCAGCTTGTGGAGCATCGTTTCGAGAAGGACGACCTCGATTACGTGGGTAAACAGTGGAGTGCACTGCTGAGCAATTCTGTACAAAAATTGTCGCTGGAATGGATGGACCCGGTATTTAATAAAATGGGAGAGATTTCGAAGGCATGA